In the Schaalia hyovaginalis genome, GCGCCCCCTGCGGGCCGCCTTCTTCTCCTTGCGGGCGCGCTCCTTGAGCTCGGCCTCCCACCAGGGGCCGGTCCGAGTGCCCGCCCGCCAGATCGTTTCAGGAGCCGGAAGCCCGCGAAGCCCCTCCACACCGGTGGTCACCTCACGGTGCATGCGCGACACGGCCTGCGCAACCGCCTCGCGATCCTGCGATCCGGCCTGCGTCCTCAGGTCCGAAAGATCGAGGGCCGGACGGAAGGCGTACCGCACCCGGCGGCCCGGACGCAGATCGATGCCGGGCTCGTAACGGTCCATGATGTCCTGCGGGCCCCACTGGGCGACGGGCACGATCGGCGCCCCCGTGTCCAGGGCGAGCCGCGCGGCGCCGGTCTTGAAGGACATGGGCCACATGTCCGGCTCCTGGGTGAGCGTGCCCTCGGGCATGATGACGATGACCTCCCCGCGGGCGAGCGCCTCCTTCGCCGCGTCCAAGGAGCGCGCGGCATCGCCCTCGCGGTCGACGGGGATCAGTCCCATCGCCGAGATGATGGAGCCGAAGACCGGCACTTCGAACAGCGACTTCTTCGCGAGGAAGCGCACCGGCAGATCCCTCTTCATGAAGAACCAGCACACGCACAGGGGGTCCACCTCGGACAGGTGGTTGAACACCAGGATGGCCGGACCGCGTTCGGGGATGTTCTCCTCCCCCGTGGCCTCGATGCGCACCCACGGCGTCATGATCGGGCGCAGGACCGCGCGCGCGAAGCGGTACATGCCGTGCAATGAGGAGCTCATGGTTTCGGAGTCTAGCCGCGCCTTCAGAGGAGGACGTCAACGACGTGCGGCGCACGCGTCGTCGTGAAGGGCACCTCGGCGACACGATCGCCGTCGGCCATGGCGACCAGGCCGACCGGCTCGAGCACCTCGACGGTGTCGGCGGTCTCCACGGCGATCTCCTCGTGGCCGCGCGAACGCCCCGCCACGACGGTGACGAGGGCGGAGACGACGGTGCGCAGGGGAACCGTCCCGACGTGGCAGACCTCCATGAGCCCGTCGTGAAGATCGGACTGAGGGACCAGGTGGATGCCGCCGCCGATCCGGCCCGAGTTGGAGATCGACGCGAGCCAGCCGGTGAGATCCCGGTCCTCGCCGTCGATGCGGGCCTTGACCGGCACGGGCCTGAAAGAGGCGAGCGCCGCGAAGGCTCCGTAGCCGTAGGCCAGGGGCCCGCTCGTCAAGAAGGACTCGTTGGCCAGGACATTCGCCCTCGCATCGATGCCCATGGACACGACCCCGAGGACCAGGGTGCGCCCTTCGGCGCCTTTTTCCCTCACCCACATGCCGTCGAGCGGCTTCGTGCGCTGCGCGATCAGGAGATCCGTCTCGTCGGTCGACAAGCCCAATTCCGCCAAGGACCTGGCCCTGGCGAGGGGATCCGCACCGATGCCCAGAGCCCGGCACAGGTCATTGCCCCTCCCGCCCGGGATCGGGGCGAACAGGGAGGCGGACTCGTGGCAGCCGCGCGCGATCGCGGAGATGAAGCCGTCCCCGCCGAGGCCTGCGATGACATCGGCCCGCGCTTGCCCCGCGAGCGCCGAAGGATCGTCGGACTGCGTCGTCAGCGTGACCGACACGCGCCAGCCGCCCGCGCGAAGCGCGCGCACGACCGAGGGCCCGACCGACACGGAGCGCCCGCCCGCCGACATCGAGGAGACGAACAGGTGGATCGAACGCGCGCCCTTGCGCGCCGCGGGCGCGGAGGTCATGCGTCGACGTACTCGACCCGGGCGTCGAGCTGGTGGAGTTTCGTGGTGAAGTGCTCGTAGCCGCGCGAGATGACGTCGATACCGGACACTGTCGACGTGCCCTCCGCGGCCAGGGCGGCGATGAGGTGCGAGAAGCCGCCCCGAAGATCGGGGACTTCGATGTCGGCGGCGCGAAGCGGAGTCGGCCCGGAGATGGCGGCCGAGTGGAAGAAGTTCCTCTCGCCGAAGCGGCAGGGGGTCCCGCCGAGGCATTCGCGGTACACCTGGATGTTCGCCCCCATCTTCCGCAGCGCCTTCGTGAAGCCGAAGCGGTTCTCGTACACGGTCTCATGCACGATCGACAGGCCCTGCGCCTGGGTGAGCGCCACGACGAGCGGCTGCTGCCAGTCCGTCATGAAACCGGGATGCACCGCGGTTTCGAGGGCGATCGAACTGAGTTCACCGCCCGGGTGGTAGAAGCGGATGCCGTCGTCCTCGATGTCGAAGGCGCCGCCGACCTTCCGGAAGGTGTTGAGGAAGGTCGTCATATCGGGCTGATGGGCCCCCAGGACCCGGATGTCCCCGCCGGTCGCCAGGGCCGCGGCCCCCCACGAGGCCGCTTCGATCCTGTCGGGGAGGGCCGTGTGGCGATAGCCGTGAAGGACGGGGACCCCCTCGATCCGGATCGTCCGATCCGTGTTCACCGAGATGATCGCGCCCATCTTCTGGAGCACGTTGATGAGGTCCATGATCTCGGGTTCGACCGCCGCGCCCTTCAAGGTGGTGACGCCCTCGGCCATGACGGCGGTGAGCAGGGTCTGCTCGGTCGCCCCGACGGAGGGGAAGGGCAGATCGATGACGGCGCCGTGAAGACCTTCAAGCGGCTTCGTGATGTGGATGCCGTCGCTCCGCTTGTCGACGACCGCACCGAAGCGGCGCAGGGTGTCGAGGTGGAAGTCGATCGGACGGCCGCCGATGTTGCATCCTCCGAGTTCGGGGATGAAGGCCTCGCCGATCTGGTGCAGGAGCGGACCGCAGAAGAGGATCGGGATCCTCGAGGCCCCGCCGAGGGAATCGATGTCCGTGCGCGATGCGACCGTCACGTTCCTCGGGTCCAAGGACATGACGCCGGTCCGCTGGTCGAACTCGACCGCGACGCCGTGCAGGGACAGCAGGTCGGAGACGACGTCGACGTCCCGGATCAGGGGGACGTTCGACAGCTGCGAGGGCCCGTCGCCCAGCAGCGAGGCGACCATGGCCTTCGGCACGAAGTTCTTCGCGCCCCTCACCGTGATGGTTCCCTGAAGCGGATGACCGCCTTCGACTCGAAGCACGGAGTGCATAGGGTGTGTCTCCTCGGTCGACTGTCGCGCTGGACGCGAAGGTACGGGCCGGTAGTCTCATCGGCCCACTGGGCTCAACTGTAGGGCAAGGCGCGCCGCCCTCGCGGAGCAAGGAGAGTCTTGTCCCCCACAGGCGAGAGCGGCGCGTGACGTGCGGAGCGCGATGATTCAGCGAATCGAAGGGGCGGGGAGCGCCGCCGGACGGGCGGGCGTCACCTCTTCCTTCGGAAGGTGCTTCGCGGGCAGGGTCTTGGGCTTGAAGGAGGGGCGCTTCGCCTCGTACTCGGCGATGGCGTCCTCTTCGCGAAGGGTGAGCGCGATGTCGTCGAGGCCCTCCATGAGCGTCCAGCGGACGTAGTCGTCGATCTGGAAGGAGCAGGTCACCGGCCCTGCGCTCACGGTCTTCGTCTCGAGACAGACCGTGACCTCCGTGCCCGGATCATTCTCGAGCACCTTCCACAGCTGCTCGCAGTCCTCCTGGGAGATGACGCCCGCGACGAGTCCCTGCTTGCCCGCGTTGCCGCGGAAGATGTCGGCGAACTTCGGGGCGAGGACGACGCGGAAGCCGTAGTCCTTGAGCGCCCATACGGCGTGCTCGCGCGAGGAGCCCGTACCGAAGTCGGGACCGGCCACGAGCACGGAGCCCGCACGATAGGCGTCCTGGTTGAGGATGAATTCGGGATCGTTCCTCCATGCGGCGAAGAGCGCGTCCTCGAAGCCCGTGCGCGTGATCCGCTTGAGGTAGACGGCGGGAATGATCTGGTCGGTGTCGACGTTCGAACGACGAAGCGGAACGCCGACGCCGGTGTGGGTCGTGAACTTCTCCATGATGTGCTCCTTTGTCGTCGTCTCAGAGATCGGCCGGGCTCGACAGCGTGCCGCGCACGGCGGTGGCCGCGGCGACGAGCGGGGAGACGAGGTGCGTGCGCCCGCCCTTGCCCTGACGGCCTTCGAAGTTCCGGTTCGAGGTCGAAGCGGAGCGCTCCCCCTCGGCGAGCTTGTCGGGGTTCATGGCCAGGCACATCGAGCAGCCCGCATTGCGCCATTCGGCGCCGAATTCGGTGAAGATCGCGTCAAGGCCCTCGGCCTCGGCCTGGATGCGCACGCGGGCTGAGCCGGGCACGACGAGCA is a window encoding:
- a CDS encoding lysophospholipid acyltransferase family protein, which gives rise to MSSSLHGMYRFARAVLRPIMTPWVRIEATGEENIPERGPAILVFNHLSEVDPLCVCWFFMKRDLPVRFLAKKSLFEVPVFGSIISAMGLIPVDREGDAARSLDAAKEALARGEVIVIMPEGTLTQEPDMWPMSFKTGAARLALDTGAPIVPVAQWGPQDIMDRYEPGIDLRPGRRVRYAFRPALDLSDLRTQAGSQDREAVAQAVSRMHREVTTGVEGLRGLPAPETIWRAGTRTGPWWEAELKERARKEKKAARRGRRRGE
- a CDS encoding diacylglycerol/lipid kinase family protein; its protein translation is MTSAPAARKGARSIHLFVSSMSAGGRSVSVGPSVVRALRAGGWRVSVTLTTQSDDPSALAGQARADVIAGLGGDGFISAIARGCHESASLFAPIPGGRGNDLCRALGIGADPLARARSLAELGLSTDETDLLIAQRTKPLDGMWVREKGAEGRTLVLGVVSMGIDARANVLANESFLTSGPLAYGYGAFAALASFRPVPVKARIDGEDRDLTGWLASISNSGRIGGGIHLVPQSDLHDGLMEVCHVGTVPLRTVVSALVTVVAGRSRGHEEIAVETADTVEVLEPVGLVAMADGDRVAEVPFTTTRAPHVVDVLL
- the murA gene encoding UDP-N-acetylglucosamine 1-carboxyvinyltransferase → MHSVLRVEGGHPLQGTITVRGAKNFVPKAMVASLLGDGPSQLSNVPLIRDVDVVSDLLSLHGVAVEFDQRTGVMSLDPRNVTVASRTDIDSLGGASRIPILFCGPLLHQIGEAFIPELGGCNIGGRPIDFHLDTLRRFGAVVDKRSDGIHITKPLEGLHGAVIDLPFPSVGATEQTLLTAVMAEGVTTLKGAAVEPEIMDLINVLQKMGAIISVNTDRTIRIEGVPVLHGYRHTALPDRIEAASWGAAALATGGDIRVLGAHQPDMTTFLNTFRKVGGAFDIEDDGIRFYHPGGELSSIALETAVHPGFMTDWQQPLVVALTQAQGLSIVHETVYENRFGFTKALRKMGANIQVYRECLGGTPCRFGERNFFHSAAISGPTPLRAADIEVPDLRGGFSHLIAALAAEGTSTVSGIDVISRGYEHFTTKLHQLDARVEYVDA
- the leuD gene encoding 3-isopropylmalate dehydratase small subunit; the encoded protein is MEKFTTHTGVGVPLRRSNVDTDQIIPAVYLKRITRTGFEDALFAAWRNDPEFILNQDAYRAGSVLVAGPDFGTGSSREHAVWALKDYGFRVVLAPKFADIFRGNAGKQGLVAGVISQEDCEQLWKVLENDPGTEVTVCLETKTVSAGPVTCSFQIDDYVRWTLMEGLDDIALTLREEDAIAEYEAKRPSFKPKTLPAKHLPKEEVTPARPAALPAPSIR